The sequence TAACAAGTTTTTTATCTGTGGTTGCGCATAAAACCTTTGGTTCTTTTATTTCATGCCCTAAACCATATCCACCTAGTGTGAAGATTTCTTTCACGTTTAACTCCTGTACTATGTCCAGTATTTTTTCTGCTAGATCATATTGACCATGAGAAGAAAGACCCTGATAATCACCTGTTAAAAGTATTAGGTCTCTCTGGTTTATTTTCTTTGCTTTCCAGTAATAAAACTCGTTGTTTACAAGCTTAATTGTCCCATCCATGTTTATGAAAACCTGTGGTGGGAAATCTTTACTGTATAAATCAGCGAATTTAATCGCATTCATCTCTTCTATCATATGTTCTACTGCTAGTTTCCCAACGTTTCCTATCCCTGGTAATCCCTCTAGGAGAATAGGGTTTTTAAGCTTAGGTTTTTTTGCTACATATTTTACAGTTACATAATCCATTTTTATACACCTTTTTCAAGTTTCTTTAGCCTTCTTCTATAAACACCATAGTTGTCCTGTGGTGAAAAACGCGGTGGGTTTTTTGATACAGTTTTTTCTTTGCATCTAGGGCAATTTTCATCCATTGTATATATCATGCATTTTTTGCAGTACATTATATTTGGCATTATTCCTCCGTTTTTCTGTGGAGTTCACATTCACCTTTAAAATCCTTCAGGTATTCTTTTGCTCGTTCTGCAGCTTTTTTCATCTGGTCCTCAGCTATTTTGTAGTCAGGTGCTCTAACACTTATAAGATATTTTGGTGCACCAATGTACTTTATTGTTATATCAACGTCTTCAAAATCACTTTTTTCTGCTTCCCTGAGGGCATTGCGTATATGATTAACACCATCTGGCAGCCAAGAGTTTACGGTTAGGTAGCCTTTTATTTCTACAAACTTTATTGTTATGTTTTCAGCTGCGATTTTTTCAAACTCTTTTAACCAGTCGCCTTTGAAACCATCTCTTTTTAGAGTCTCAGGGTCGTATGCAGCTTCTTCAAAAGCAGCGTATAATGTACCATATTTTTTTATAAGGTCGTTACCAAATTCTTTGTAGCACTGCTCAACTGTTTTACCTAGTTTTTTTGATAGCATCTCCATGAGTTTTTCTGATTTCTGGCTGTTTTTCCATTCCTGTATTTTTTCTCTTTTTTGGTGTTCATTCACCTTCTTTAAAGATAGGTCAATATGGTTTTTGGATTTGTCAACGTTTAGTACTTTGCATACAATTTTTTGTCTTTCCCTTACATGGTTTCGTATGCGTTTAACCCAACCTGTAGCGATTTCAGCTATATGTATAAAACCTTCTCGGCCAGGGTATTCATCAAGGGCTACAAATGCCCCAAAATTCTGAACCTTTACAACAGTTCCAACAACAAGCTCCCCTTCATCAGGGTAATCTTTCTTCATCATAACCCTTTTTTAAATCTCTTATATATATATGTTTATTCTATAACCTCTAAGATTTCGCCTTTTATTTTAGCTTTACCACCAGATGGTACAGCTAGTTTACTACCACATATATGACATAGTACAGGTGTGCTAGCTCTATCAAATAAAACCTGCTCGTTTTCACAATCCCTGCATCTCACTTTTATGAACCTGCTCTCAAACTTTTGCTTCATTTTATTTTTCACCTATATCCATTTTTTTTGTACGAAGGCTTTTAGGTTGATGTATCTTTTTACAAACAGTACACTTGTATTTTAACCCTATGCGTCTACTTGTTTTTTCTCTCCCTTCAGGCTTGGGTCTTGGGAAACCTCTGTATCCACTTGTTACACGCCTGAAACGCCGTTGTCCTTGTTTAAGTTCACTGGCTTTTCTCTTTTTTATTTTATCCACTTCATGTATAGTATGTTTTTTGCAATAAGGACAGTACCTTTTGATTTTACTCGGTTTTTTCATACAAAATCACTCTGGATTTTAAGGGTAATAAAGAAGGTTATATAAAAATGTAAGCTACTCTCTTTTTACCTCTTTTGCAACACCTCTCCTGCACAACGTTGAACTCATATCCCCTGGTAATGATAGGACGTCTCCTTTTTTGAGAACATACTTGTTTGCATCTGTCCCAATAAACTCTGGTATATCATTTGTTACCATAACAATAGGATTAGTATTGGTTTCTTCCTCTTTTTCCTCATCAGCTTTAGGTATTTCCTCAGCAGGTTTTTCCTTGTTTCCTGTTTTTTTGTTTAGAAGCTTTTCACGTGTCTCATTCATAGTTTTTAATGTTAACTCAAAAAGTTTTTTTTCATCATCAACAAGATTCTTCATATCTGGGTTTCCACCACGTGCCTTTGAAATAGCTGCTAACAAAATCTTTTTCTCCCTCCGCTCGTATATGCTGATTGCTATCTTTTTCGTGTTTTGTATCTCATCCCTTAGAAGCATCTGTTTCTGAGGATTAGACTCTTTTTCAAACCTTTCATCCAGTTTTTTTAGATACTCTGATAGATCACTATAAAAACCCGGGTTTATACTAGTTAAAGTCGGCGAGTTTTTTTCAGCCTGCTGGATTTTCCTCAGAGACTTGTAACTTATTCCTTCTTCTTCCATTTATCCGTCCATATCTTACATTAAAAAATGTGTTAAATAATGTTTGCTATATTACGCCCTATTAAAAAAACAGCTAAATAAGCTGGTATCTTGTGTTCACCTTTTTCTAAATCAAAACTATTTTCTCTCATGTTTATCTTAAATGGCTGTTTCAAATCTACTTTAACTGGATCATCATCCAGAACAACAGCATCTCTAAGTGGGTTGAAATCATCTAGTTTATCTAATGTTACCCTTGTCACCTTTAAACCAGTTTTTCCATGTAAAGAGGAAGGTAACCTGATAAGGCGTTTAACATCACAGGTTACAGGCTCATCTGTCTCACCAGCACTCATAGAGACAGCTGTTTTTCTGAGGGCACTATTAAGGAAAAACTTCCTGATAGTCTTGGATTGATCTAATAAACCATCCCTTATCCGGTTTATCCTATCATCTGATAGCTCCCTTACAAGTTTCTCTGCATCACTTTTTTTCACACCATATTCCCTAAGTTTTTCAATAGGGTTACCACTTTTTTTTATCTCGTTAACAATTTCTAGTATACCTCTGCTTATCCTCCCCTTCCAACCAGGTTCATCAGGGGTCGGCATCTTCAGGCTTTTACCACCAGCAAAAATCCTTCCACCATAGCTTTTTCTCTCTGTTATATGTTCATGGAAAACCAAAGAATCCTTTAGGTCTCTACCTGTTATATAATCAACTATCTCCCTTCTCTCGTTACTATCCAGATCCATTATCTTTGGGTCCCTTATATGACAATGGTATCCTCGTCCTCCACTGAAATACAGATCTATGTATTTTTCCTCAAAGCCGAAATCATTTAACAAAAAATCGTCTACCAGCTTATAGAACTCTTTTTTCACTAGTTCTAACGAATCTGTATAGCTCATGTTTTTTATTTCAGATATATGGTCTGAATCTAAGTCAAATATCAGTTCAGCTCCCATCCAGTTTTTTTCTTGCATGGTTTGTGCATCTGGTTTCTGGTAATAAGCGGAAGAATAATATGTGTGGGCAGGGGCTTTTTCTACCAAGAACTCTTTTATATCTGTTTTTTTGTTGTATGCAAGGTGTCTTATCATACCTTTGCCGCCAAATAAGACAAATGCGAATTCCCTTCTGCAAAAACGATCTGGTAGTTCTATGTCGTTTTTTTCGTAGTATCCTCTGAACCTGTTTTTTAGGAATTCCAATGAATCTGTGGTTAGCTGGTTTTCGCTCATATCACCAACTGCATTGTTTTTTATGTCTATAAAGGTTTATTATAAAAAATAACTCTTGAATAAAACTTTTTAGGAGCATAATCAATGTTAAAGTACATGGGAAGGGTTTTGAATCCATGAAGTTAGGATTAATAGGTAAATATACTATCCGATAGATATTTTTTAAAAATTTTTACTGATTGTTAACCTATTATAAAAATAGTTTTAGATAAAGTTTTATGAGGAAATGTGTATACCGGATTTTAATGAAGGATATCATAGAAGATGAGTTGTCTTCATCATCAGTTATAAGAGATTTGAATGCGCTGGATTTTGATTATGTTCCAGATGAACTACCACATAGAGAAGAGCAACTTCGTTTTCTAGCTCAGATGTTTAAACCTGTACTCTCCCGTGTCTCTCAGAATGTTATCATCAAAGGCCCTGTTGGTACTGGTAAAACAGTTATCGCAAAAAAATTCTGTACCTCTCTTGTCAGCATAGCTAGGAGCCAGGGGAAGTTTATAGATTACATTCATATCAATTGTAGGAAACGGTCAACTGACTCAATGGTTCTACTCGGTATCCTAAATCATTTTGATCCACGTTTCCCCGACCGTGGTTTTTCTGTCCAGGAGATGCTAGATGTTCTAAGGAAACAGATGATTAAAAGAGGTTCTCAGCTTTTACTTGTTTTAGATGAGGCTGATGCTCTTTTGAAGAAAAGCGGCTCTAATCTCATCTATAGCCTTACTAGATTTTCTGATGAGTCAACAGTTAATAAAAATCCTGTCTCCCTTTTATTGATATCTCAGAAGGATCTATTGTCTATGATGGATCATTCTGCCCTCAGCACCTTTAAACGGAGTAACGTACTGTTTTTGGATAAGTATACACGTGACGAGTTGTACGATATTGTTAGACAACGTGTTAACTTAGCTTTCTACAATGGTACTGTTCAGGAGGATTGCCAGGATCTAATAGCTGATATAGCCTCTGAGTGGGGTGATGCACGTTTTGCCATAGAGCTATTATGGAAGGCTGGTATCGCTGCTGATAATCAACATGTTAAAACTGTTACACCAGAGCATGTCCGCGCTGCTAAAGCCGAGACTTTTTCTGTTGTAACTGAGTCTAAACTAAAAAACCTTGAGAAACATCAGCTTATAGCTTTGTACGCCATCGCTAAAAGGTTGAAAAAAGATGGTACAGCATATGTAAACACTGGTGATGCTGAAAAAACCTATGCTATCACATGTGAAGAATATAATGAAAAACCGCGTTCACACACCATGTTTTGGAGTTATCTTAAAGACATAGAAAATGCTGGTTTCATCAACCTTAAACAATCTGGGAAAGGCCAGGTTGGTGTCACACAACTCATATCTTTACCAGATATACCAGCTGAGATAGTTAGTGCAAAGGTTCAAGAATTGCTAGGTTGAATTATTTCATGTATCCACAGTTTTTGTTTATAGGACAGTTTTTGCAGTCAGGTTTCTTTTTGCAATATTTTTTTGCTAATACAACTATTAACGCGTGCAACTCATTATAAACCTGAGTTAAACTGTTTTCATTATACTTTTTCTTGATTTCTTCTTGGAAATATTGTTGAATCTCATCATATGATGTTCCAGTGTTAAATGGTATCCTCTTGCATAATCGTTTCGTATAAGCATCCACAACAAATATTGGTAACTCCCCTGCATATAGGAGGATCGAATCTGCTGTCTCTGGTCCTATACCATTCAATGATAGCAACTCAGCTCTTATTTCTTTTATATCCCTGTTAAAAAACATGTCTAAATCATCATCATATTTTTCATGTAAAAAACGTGCGATGTTTTTCAGTCGATGTGCTTTTTGGTTAAAAAAACCTGATGGTTTTATCATATTCCTTAGTAATCTTATATCTGCATTTGATATTTTTTTGATTTCCAGCATGTTTTTTGATTTGAGGTTGTCTATTGCTTTTTCTACGTTCGACCATGCTGTGTTCTGTGTCAATATAGCACCTATTATGATCTCAAATCTTGGGTCGCTTTTGTTTTTCTCATGATATTTTTTGTCTATCGGCCACCAGTTTTGATGACCGAATTCTTCTAGTAATATTTTATGTAGGTTGCATGGATTTTGTATCATTTTTGTTCCGACTTTTTATCATTTTTTGGCTTATGAATCTTTTTTTGATGTTAATTTTGGGATAGTATTTTAAGTAGAAATACCATACCATGTTCCTAGAAGTGGAATGTTATGTCTCAGGTAGATTTTGAGGAGATAACGCTTGAGAAATACCGTGCGTTGGAGCTACAGATGCATAGGGAGCTCATGGATGTCTGTCGTAAATATATAAATGAGCTTGGTATTGTTTCTATTATGGGTATTCTTGATATCGTTAAACAAGAAACAGTTGAGTTAGAGCGGGCTACCAGTAAGGTTATCAAAGGGGAAGAGGTTGAATTACCCAAGGGGTTTGAAGAAAAAAAAGTTGAAGAGGATAAACCAAAGCAGGGTTTTTCTTTTAAGGACGGCTTTTAACCTCTAGACTAAATCTATTCTTTTTTTGTTATTTTCGTATTTTTTTTGAATTCTTCCCTGTGTTTTACTCCCCAGCGAGCCCACAGAGCACCTAGTACACCACCTATGATGAGTAGTACCGCAATGAACACTGCTCTATTCTGGTATACCGTGTACTGTTCTGCATAGTACCAAAACCAGATTATTAGAAACAGCATGGAAACGATTGGTAGAATTATTGATGCTATTACCCTTGATTTGAAACCAGATGTTTTGAACATCTCCCAGCCTTCTTTTGGTATCTTACGTATGCCCCATATCGTCCACACACCGCCGAGAAGCAAGAACATTATAAATATTGATAGTAGGATGATTGCAAGGTTTTTCTCCCAAGCATAATCATCTGCATAGAATGCTAGCCACAGGATTATAAAAACAAGCCAACCTACGCCAACGATTATTGAAAAAGACGGTCTCCAACCAACATCAGTTTTTTCTTCAGCATCTTCGCAACATGGTTTTTCTTCTTTATCCATAAATATAGCCTTTCCTAAGATTTTTTTAGAAAACCGGATAAAAATATGTTAGGTGGTTGTTATTATTTTATCTGTGTCCACCTTTTAATATTATAACTCTTTGTAAAATAACTATCTATATTATAAATAGTTTTATATAATATTATGGTATTGCTATGAAGGCTCCTGTGGAGATTATATGCCCGCTAAAATTATGATAGAAACAGATTCCGTAACAAAGATTTACAAAACCGGTAAAATAGAGTTTAGAGCTCTAAACAATGTTTCTTTAAAAGTTAAAGAAGGGGATTTTATAGCATTGATGGGACCGTCTGGTTCCGGTAAAACCACACTCATGAATCTAATCGGTTGTCTTGATCGTGCTACATCTGGGGAAATTATTTTAGATGGGAAAAATCTTTCTGTTTTAAACGACAATCAACTAGCTGAGATTAGAAGTAAAAAAATTGGTTTTATTTTCCAGACATTTAATTTGATTCCGACTATATCAGCACTAAAAAATGTTGAGCTGCCACTAGTTTTTGGTGGAGTATCTA is a genomic window of Candidatus Thermoplasmatota archaeon containing:
- the priS gene encoding DNA primase catalytic subunit PriS — its product is MSENQLTTDSLEFLKNRFRGYYEKNDIELPDRFCRREFAFVLFGGKGMIRHLAYNKKTDIKEFLVEKAPAHTYYSSAYYQKPDAQTMQEKNWMGAELIFDLDSDHISEIKNMSYTDSLELVKKEFYKLVDDFLLNDFGFEEKYIDLYFSGGRGYHCHIRDPKIMDLDSNERREIVDYITGRDLKDSLVFHEHITERKSYGGRIFAGGKSLKMPTPDEPGWKGRISRGILEIVNEIKKSGNPIEKLREYGVKKSDAEKLVRELSDDRINRIRDGLLDQSKTIRKFFLNSALRKTAVSMSAGETDEPVTCDVKRLIRLPSSLHGKTGLKVTRVTLDKLDDFNPLRDAVVLDDDPVKVDLKQPFKINMRENSFDLEKGEHKIPAYLAVFLIGRNIANII
- a CDS encoding proteasome assembly chaperone family protein, whose translation is MDYVTVKYVAKKPKLKNPILLEGLPGIGNVGKLAVEHMIEEMNAIKFADLYSKDFPPQVFINMDGTIKLVNNEFYYWKAKKINQRDLILLTGDYQGLSSHGQYDLAEKILDIVQELNVKEIFTLGGYGLGHEIKEPKVLCATTDKKLVNKIKKYGAVFKKNEPGGGIVGASGLLLGLGKLRGMRGACFMGETPGYLVDPKSAKAVLKILMKILNIDLNLSELEKKAREIEYIANQLREMENISKEKTDELGYFG
- a CDS encoding endonuclease → MIQNPCNLHKILLEEFGHQNWWPIDKKYHEKNKSDPRFEIIIGAILTQNTAWSNVEKAIDNLKSKNMLEIKKISNADIRLLRNMIKPSGFFNQKAHRLKNIARFLHEKYDDDLDMFFNRDIKEIRAELLSLNGIGPETADSILLYAGELPIFVVDAYTKRLCKRIPFNTGTSYDEIQQYFQEEIKKKYNENSLTQVYNELHALIVVLAKKYCKKKPDCKNCPINKNCGYMK
- a CDS encoding AAA family ATPase yields the protein MKDIIEDELSSSSVIRDLNALDFDYVPDELPHREEQLRFLAQMFKPVLSRVSQNVIIKGPVGTGKTVIAKKFCTSLVSIARSQGKFIDYIHINCRKRSTDSMVLLGILNHFDPRFPDRGFSVQEMLDVLRKQMIKRGSQLLLVLDEADALLKKSGSNLIYSLTRFSDESTVNKNPVSLLLISQKDLLSMMDHSALSTFKRSNVLFLDKYTRDELYDIVRQRVNLAFYNGTVQEDCQDLIADIASEWGDARFAIELLWKAGIAADNQHVKTVTPEHVRAAKAETFSVVTESKLKNLEKHQLIALYAIAKRLKKDGTAYVNTGDAEKTYAITCEEYNEKPRSHTMFWSYLKDIENAGFINLKQSGKGQVGVTQLISLPDIPAEIVSAKVQELLG
- a CDS encoding RNA-protein complex protein Nop10, whose protein sequence is MPNIMYCKKCMIYTMDENCPRCKEKTVSKNPPRFSPQDNYGVYRRRLKKLEKGV
- a CDS encoding translation initiation factor IF-2 subunit alpha, yielding MMKKDYPDEGELVVGTVVKVQNFGAFVALDEYPGREGFIHIAEIATGWVKRIRNHVRERQKIVCKVLNVDKSKNHIDLSLKKVNEHQKREKIQEWKNSQKSEKLMEMLSKKLGKTVEQCYKEFGNDLIKKYGTLYAAFEEAAYDPETLKRDGFKGDWLKEFEKIAAENITIKFVEIKGYLTVNSWLPDGVNHIRNALREAEKSDFEDVDITIKYIGAPKYLISVRAPDYKIAEDQMKKAAERAKEYLKDFKGECELHRKTEE
- a CDS encoding ABC transporter ATP-binding protein; its protein translation is MIETDSVTKIYKTGKIEFRALNNVSLKVKEGDFIALMGPSGSGKTTLMNLIGCLDRATSGEIILDGKNLSVLNDNQLAEIRSKKIGFIFQTFNLIPTISALKNVELPLVFGGVSRNSREKIALDLLRKFGLEKWAGNLPSELSGGQQQRVAIARALANNPSILLADEPTGNLDSATGLQIMNYLASINKEGKTIILVTHDKSLKKYANRVITMRDGEISEHR
- a CDS encoding 30S ribosomal protein S27e; this translates as MKQKFESRFIKVRCRDCENEQVLFDRASTPVLCHICGSKLAVPSGGKAKIKGEILEVIE
- a CDS encoding 50S ribosomal protein L44e: MKKPSKIKRYCPYCKKHTIHEVDKIKKRKASELKQGQRRFRRVTSGYRGFPRPKPEGREKTSRRIGLKYKCTVCKKIHQPKSLRTKKMDIGEK